The following are from one region of the Dermacentor albipictus isolate Rhodes 1998 colony chromosome 5, USDA_Dalb.pri_finalv2, whole genome shotgun sequence genome:
- the LOC139060255 gene encoding mucin-7-like, translated as MVKTPLDVLHPHLRSTVIFKQLKQKLAADQGCRPGPLPESRAPVFARNFHPGPPWSAGQVVSPASASSLLVHMPDGAMWHRHADPVKPRLGTLPAPSTTTSEFQRAGGLAAAPVNSSGAPPTSYAATVASGVAPVGPVLSPAPLTRPTTTDPPDGARLAQAAPGVATPNPSTPVPKQRTRRRRPPDRYSPG; from the coding sequence atggtcaagacacccttggacgtcttgcatccgcaCCTCCGATCCACGGTGATCTtcaagcagctgaagcagaagctggctgctgaccaaggctgccgtcccgggcctttgccagaATCGCGAGCTCCAGTTTTCGCGAGGAACTTCCATCCCggcccaccctggtctgccggacaggtggtgtctcctgccagcgcctcatcgctgctcgtgcacatgccagacggggccatgtggcacagacacgccgaccctGTAAAGCCTCGCCTCGGTACCTTGCCAGCACCATCGACTACCACTTCTGAGTTCCAGCgcgcaggaggactagcggcagcaccagtcaATTCCAGCGGAGCACCGCCCACTTCGTATGCGGCAACCGTAGCCAGTGGTGTGGCACCCGTTGGACCGGTGTTGAGCccggcaccactcacaaggccgaccactacggaccctccggatggagcgaggctggctcaggcagcacccggcgttgccacacccaacccatcaacaccggtgcccaAGCAGAGaactcgacggcggaggccaccggaccgttactcgcctggatag